GCCATGGGTGCCATCTCCATAGTCGGCATGGGTGGCACGGGCAAAACCACACTTGCCCAGTTGCTCTACAATGACCAAAGGGTGAAGGAACACTTCGAAATCAAGGCATGGGTTTGTGTTTCCGAAGAATTTGATCCTATCAGAGTTACGAAAACAATTCTCGAGGCAATCAATTCATCCACGTCCAATACCACTGATCTAAATCTACTTTAGGTTCAACTGAAGGAAAGAATTAATATGAAGAATTTTTTACTTGTACTGGATGATGTTTGGAACGAAGACTCTTGCGACTGGGATACGCTACGAACTCCACTCATAGTCGGGGCAAAGGGAAGCAAGATTATTGTAACTACGCGAAGCACCAATGTTGCATCTGCCATGCGTGCAGTCCATACTCATTGTTTAGGTGGGTTATCCTCTGAAGATGGTTGGTCCCTGTTCAAAAAACTtgtatttgaaaatggagacTCAAGTGGGCATCCACAACTAGAAGCAATCGGGGAAAAGATTGTCCACAAGTGCCAAGGTCTACCGCTGGCTATAAAAGCAAGGGGGAGTCTCCTACACTCCAAGGTTGAAGCAAGAGAATGGGATGATGTATTAAACAGTGAATTATGGGATTTGCCCACAGATGCTGTTCTTCCTGCTCTAATGTTGAGTTATTATTACCTTCCTTCACATCTAAAACgttgtttttcttattgttcAATCTTTCCAAAAGACTACAAATTCGAAAAGGAGAAGCTAGTTTTGTTATGGATGACAGAAGGTTTGTTGGAACAATcaaaaagcaagaaaagaatGGAAGAGGTAAGTAATTTGTACTTTCAAGAACTTCTATCAAAgtcatttttccaaaattcaataaGAAATAAGTCATATTTTGTAATGCACGACCTCATTAATGACTTGGCACAATTGGTATCCGGAGAATTTTCTACTTCTTTGGAGGATGGTAAGATATACAGAGTCTCAGAGAAAACTCgtcatttatcatatttgattacTAAATATGATGTCTATAAGAGATTTGATCCACTTTCTCAAATTAAGTGTCTCCGAACATTTTTACCAAGAAACAAATATCGGTACTTTTCACTTCATTACTTAAGTAATAGAGTTCTACACCATCTATTGCCATAAATGAAATGTTTACGAGTGTTGTGCTTGAATGATTATTGGATTACTGATTTGCTTCATTCAATTGAGAAGTTGAAACACTTGCGCTACCTAGATCTCTCTATGACAAGGATTCAAAAGTTGTCTGAATCGGTTTGTAATTTATACAATTTACAAACATTGATGTTATTGGGATGTCATTGTCTTGTTGAATTACCCTCAAGAATggaaaatttgattaatttgcgTTACCTTGATATCCGTTATACTTTGGTGAAAGAGATGCCAAGTGATATGTGTAAGCTAAAGAATTTACAATCACTTTCTACATTTATTGTGGGCCAAAATGGTGGGTTAAGATTGGGAGCATTGAGGGAGCTTTCGGGAAGTCTTGTCATTTCAAAGGTGCAGAATGTTGTATGTGATAGGGATGCATTAGAAGCTAATATGAAGGATAAAAAGCACCTTGATGAGTTGGAGTTTGAGTGGGATTATGAGAACACTGATGTTGGTGGTGTTGTGCAAAGTAGAATGGATATACTCAGCAGCTTACAGCCACATACAAACCTCAAGAGACTCCATATTAATTCTTTTAGTGGTTTAAGCTTTCCAGCTTGGGTAGGAGATCCTTCATTCTTGAATCTTGTTGACCTGGGGCTTCAGAATTGTAACAATTGCTCGTCATTGCCACCACTCGGGCAGCTACCCTCTCTTAAACATCTTTCTATCTTACAAATGAAAGGAGTTAAAATGATGGGTAGTGAATTTTATGGGAAATGCTTCTTCCTCCAACACAATTAAGCCCTCCTTCCCGTCCCTACAAACTCTAAGATTCGGGAAGATGTACAACTGGGAGAAATGGTTATGTTGTGGATGCAGACGTGGAGAATTCCCTCGTCTTCAGGAGCTTTGTATGAATGAATGTCCCAAACTCACTGGGAAATTACCAAAACAGCTTCGTTCATTGAAGAAACTTGTAATCATTGGTTGTGAGTTGCTTGTTGGCTCCCTCCAAGCTCCTCAAATCCGTGGATGGAAAATGTCGTATCATGGTAAATTTCGGTTGAAAAGGCCAGCTTGTGGGTTCACTGATCTCGAAACTtcagaaattgaaatttcagacATCTCTCAATTTGAAGAACTGCCACCACGAATACAGATGCTAACAATCAGAGAATGTGATTCGATAGAGTGGGTATTGGAGGAGGGAATGCTACAAAGAAGCACTTGTCTTCTCCAACATTTGCGCATCACAAGTTGTCGTTTCTCCAGACCCTTGCACAGTGTTGGTTTACCCACTACATTGAAGTCACTAATTATCTGGCAGTGTACCAAACGGAGTGTACCAAGGAATGTCGTATCCATTCCTTGAACATTTATCCATTCTTGCTGTTAGCAGCCGTAATTCtttctcattatctttctcATTAAGCATCTTTCCACGGTTGAACAATCTCTACATCTCTGATTTCGAAGGGCTTGAATTCCTCTCCATCTCCGTTTCAGAGGGGGACCCCACGTCTCTAAATAGTTTGGAAATCAAAGAGTGCCCTGATGTTGAATATATTGAATTGCCTGCTCTGGAGTCTGCACGCTATAAGATCTCCAGTTGCAGGAAGTTGAAGTTGCTGGCGCGCACACACTCATCGTTGCAGGAATTGAGGTTAATAGATTGTCCAGAATTGTTGTTTCAGAGAGATGGTTTGCCCTCCGACCTGCATGAAGTTGCAATTTTATCCTGCAACCAACT
The window above is part of the Vitis riparia cultivar Riparia Gloire de Montpellier isolate 1030 chromosome 12, EGFV_Vit.rip_1.0, whole genome shotgun sequence genome. Proteins encoded here:
- the LOC117926873 gene encoding LOW QUALITY PROTEIN: putative disease resistance RPP13-like protein 1 (The sequence of the model RefSeq protein was modified relative to this genomic sequence to represent the inferred CDS: substituted 1 base at 1 genomic stop codon), yielding MAAALVGGAFLSASLQVLFDRLASREVVKFIRAHEVDDALLKKLKRKLLTVHAVLNDAEAKQITNPAVKEWMDELKVVVYDAEDVLDEIATEDLRCKIEAADTLTSMSTWVHPPLDIQSINSRVEEIIGRLDDIAQDRDVLGLKEGVGEKLAQRWPSTSLVDESLVYGRAQIKEEMVQPLLSDNARSTDAMGAISIVGMGGTGKTTLAQLLYNDQRVKEHFEIKAWVCVSEEFDPIRVTKTILEAINSSTSNTTDLNLLXVQLKERINMKNFLLVLDDVWNEDSCDWDTLRTPLIVGAKGSKIIVTTRSTNVASAMRAVHTHCLGGLSSEDGWSLFKKLVFENGDSSGHPQLEAIGEKIVHKCQGLPLAIKARGSLLHSKVEAREWDDVLNSELWDLPTDAVLPALMLSYYYLPSHLKRCFSYCSIFPKDYKFEKEKLVLLWMTEGLLEQSKSKKRMEEVSNLYFQELLSKSFFQNSIRNKSYFVMHDLINDLAQLVSGEFSTSLEDGKIYRVSEKTRHLSYLITKYDVYKRFDPLSQIKCLRTFLPRNKYRYFSLHYLSNRVLHHLLP